The sequence TAACTGTTTTTTCGCAATCAAATCCATTACGGCTACAATATCGTTCTTCACCCTGGTACTTGCCACGACAATATGTTTTAACTATATcaacatattttttctttttcctacAAAAGTCTTCGGCCCATTCCTCGAACCAGCGAAGATACTGCGGCACGTAGTCAAAATATGTGGGAACCTCGTTGGTCTCATTTTTGCCCTCTTCGTCCTTACAGCGGCATTTGTTTCTAGCTACAGATGAACCTTTTCCATCAGCACTATCGCACGTTGCTCGAAAATATCTATTACTATTGTCCGCCTTACATGTTATGGCTTTCCATACTTGGTCTCTATTAAGAGCCCACCAATCTTCTCTcaattcataataattatcagtATCTTGGTAGTGGTCTTTTACACCACCTGTCAATCcttcatatattttcttgAAAATTCCTTTCAATTTCTGTTCTAATTGATCTCTTTCTCTTTCTgtttctgttttttttttttttttttttccaagaTATAAATCTTTGCCGCGTACGATATCTCCTATATCTGCAAAACTTCGTGCTAATACGGTACATATTTGAGAACCCACATTAGTCAGTTCATGTTTGTCATGATAAGTTATTAATGACTGTGCCTCGTAATTTGCTGCCATGCACACatctaataataaatcatgTTTAGCATTACTACTAtgatcattattgttattttgaaaatttttgTTACATAGAGATAATCGTCTATATGGAGCACAAGCTCCTTCACTATTATCTTCTTTACCTTTATTACCTTTTATTTTACTATTATCACATTCTGCTCCATCATTATCGGGAAAACGGTCTACATTTGTATTTCCGCACGGATACCTGTTACTGTTAGCCTCAAAATGTTTAGTATAATCAGAGCTGCACGGATCTGTGGTGCCAGCTATTTCCCCACCAGAAAGTTTTGCACTGGTTAACAATCCTTTCAATTCACCCTTACTACGTCGTTCAGCTTCCTTTTTCACTTCTTTGTGCACTTGTTGCCCAAATTCATCCAATACATGTTTGGCATCCTGTGGACTACCTCCACCACTTTGCGACGCCATTTTGGTTAATTCCCCCCATTACATTATGTCAtgtcatacatatattttggaGCTTGCATGGTTCGTTTGGGGAGTGGTGGTGGCGTATTGCGTATGTTATGGGAGTATAGTGATATGgtagaataataataatagtattgtgttggaatatatatatatataagtattatatatatatttgtatatatatagtaattataatagtagtaatattataatatatatatataatatatattaataaataatatttaatatgtatataataataattattagttttatatatatatttttaaaaaaatatatattaatatttttataataaatttaaatattctaacaaaaaaaaaaacaacaattacattttatgaaaaatattatatttcatgtattcctttatttaaatatttaattacatatattatttttatttttttatgttttatatattttgtaaaattataaatgagaaaaaaaaaaaatacgaaaatacaaacatataaaaacatacaacatgtttatatatttaattataaaccttaatatattttttttttttcgccttattttaattaattatatatatattttagagaTAACAACAGAGGCAAATATCTTCTTTCGTTTCTCTCtatctatattatctatcatatatctacataaaaaaaatatatatgcatatatatatatatatatttatatttttcattatattaaaaataatacattataaatataaatataatattttatattcttattttttttcataatgtaatatataatatattatataatatatgacatATCCTGTAGTATAACGTAGAAATAAAATCGAGAACAAGAACGTAtcgaaataaataaaaaaaaaaaaatttaataaaaaggagataaaaaaattattatattattaattaaaataaattttaaaatatatatttattttatgttttatatattacttaaTAATAacttaaatgtatatatataaaagaatacgTATTCCTcgaacataaatatatataggagCATACGTATTCtctcaacatatatatatacataaaggCATACGTATTCTCaataacattaatatatatatatatatatatatatatataaatatttctttttttaagatttaatttttgtttaattttttatttacaacaaaaaaaaaaaatcaaataaattaacgtagtaaataaaaaaaaaataataaatatatcgtacaaatatcatatataaaaaaaaaaaaaaaaaaagaaaaaacaaaaaataaatataaaatatcaaataatatatacatattacacaaaaaaaaaataaaataaaaataatataaaaaaactaatatataatatcaaataatatatacatattatacaaaaaaaaaaaaaaataaaaaaaaaacatataatttagtacatgaaaaattatatatatataatatatggatGTACCAatcaaatatatgaaataagtTTAAttcaaagaaataaaaaataattataactaaaacaaaaaatacaacatattccacaaataaaatataatacaaataaaatataaaataatgcacacataaacaaaaaatcaaacatatatatatatatatatatacatacatatatatattatatatcccaTACATCTGCTATAGGATATTTCTCTTTCACCAATTTCGTATTTACATCCATTTCAATTTGTACTTTACTAGGAACATCCATAGCATTACTATCCGCAGTTGATGTATCATGATCATTTacatcataataaatatcatcTTGTACATCATAATAaggttcattatatttttccagATCTTCCAAGATAGTATCCATATTAGTAAATTGATTTATAGGTTTAGGATCATCCATATGTATTTGTATCGAAACGTCAGTATTCAACGTTTTGTTACTATCACTAGGGTGAGTGTTACCACTATGTGTCTCATTTTCCCACTCTTCTTTCAATTTGGCTAATCGTTCGTGATGATTTTCCCACTTTTCGCACATATTTCTATGTCTATCTAACCATTTATGGAATAGTTCCAGTTGGTTGTGGATGGGGTCACTATTTGTTAGTTTGGCAACACTATGTATACTTGTTTGTTTCACATGATTTGTCccaaataattcattttcttttctttttagcacttcatcatatatatcaatatgttTGTTACCACTTAACGTGTCATTAATTAAATCTATACCACTATAAACATTATTATGACTATTAATTGGAATATCATCCATACTATTAGTACTCATAttaacattataattatattcttctCCACTATATAAATCCCTATCATGAATAGACATAATAAAAGGTTTTTCTTCAGgtttatcaaaatataaagtatTCGGTTGTGTATTGAATGGAATATCACCACTACTATAATCATTTGGTACATCCTTTGGTTGTTCACTTTGTAGATATTGTGATATAAAATCATCTTTCAATGTATTCCACTCATTATCTGTAATTTTACTACTAGGTATACcatcattttgtatatcattTTGTGTATCACTAGGTGTGTTTTTACCACTAGCTGTTGTGTTGTTACCACTAGGTTCAAGTACCACTTCTatcaatgttttatatttaggaCTACCaggtacatatatatcattaatatctAATTCTTCATACTCACTTTCGGAAGATGAAGTAATATCACTATAATGATCGGTGTAACCACTATCAGTTCCACTATCTCCTTCAAGGTAAATGTACCGTTTGCCTCTGTATTTACCACTAGTATAAGGTATATATCTATTGGGTGAAAGTTTTGTCGGTATATCATAATCACTTTTGGGTATTTGTAGTATTTGGAATAAATTTCCAACAGATGATTTggtttttttctaaaaaaaaaatgaacatatatgtgtatgtatatatttatgtatgtatgtatgtatgtatgtatgtatgtatgtatgtatgtatgtatgtatgtatgtatgtatgtagttatgggtatatatatatataatatatatatgtatgtgtaaaTGTGAATGTATTTatgggtatatatatgtatgtgtatatgtacatgtatttaatttaatttttttttttttatttaattaaatttttttatttattatttttttttatttaattaaatttttttattttttttttattttatgatatatatatttttttttaacatttttttaatttttattttttttattatatatatattttttttttaacattcttttaatttttttttattttatttctaataaattttttttataatcattatttttattaatataatttttttttaattttttttgataaaatttttcattttttattttataaaaatttatatttttattttaattttaattttcattattttaaaaatttctttcatttttttttatttgatgatatatattttttttttttttttttttcatttttttcttttttaatataaatacatatatataaaatatatatataaaacacatacatatacacaaatatatatccaaacATACTAACAGATACATATACACAAAACGCATATATAtccacatatatacatatatatataatacctttagaaaaaaataagtgaATGCAGCAAAACCGATGCCAATACTCCACATGATGGTAGAAGATAATAGGGCGTTTTGTAAATGGGAAGATCCTGCTTCACGTGGGGTTCGGGATTTTGGTATTACTTTTGGTACTACGTTTGCTGGAGGTTCAGGGGGAGGTGCCTCCTTCTTTTTACAATCGCACTTAGTTTGATGGTCATTTGGGTAAGTTCTAAAAGCATAATTATCGTTACTACCAtcattacaatttttttcgaatttattttgtttactTAACTCACAGTCATTAATATATCCTTCTTCTTTCATGTATCTTCCTGCAGTAGAATATTTGTCACTATTGGTACTGTGGTCTTTAAGTTCCTTTAAATGTTTTAGAAGTTTTGTTTCAATTGGATCTGTAGTAGGTGTACTAGTAACTTTAGCTTCTGCATATAACTTGTCATATTTACCTGATTGTTTTTCCCATTGGCTTTTCCATTGTGtaataaatttttcatattgtcCACATTGTGATTTACAAGTTTCACATTCGCTGTCACATGTTTGTTCATTACAACCAGTACACTTCTGCACCAAATCGTTATACTCCTTTTTCTGTTCTTGACAAAACTCGTCAGTCCATTCAATAAACCAACGAAAAAATGGGTGTCTTTCCGCAAAATTCTCGAGATGATTTTTTAGTATGTGGTAGTTGTAGATGGAGTCCATAAGTTGTTTGCGCACACGTTCATTCATAATTCTTGTTTCGTTATCATAACTTAAAGCACATAACATCCCTTTCCATATTTGAGAACCATATTCTTTCCACCAGTCTTCGCGTGTTATACCACGAGGAGGTTTGTGATTAGCAGTTTTGGGGCCAATTTTTTGGAAAACTTTAcctatattttcttttgccTGCTCTAAATCACCATCTGGAGTTTTTGCAGATATGTCTGTATCCAAACATATATCTCTATAATCTCCAAACGTATAGAACATGGATCGCAAAAATTCGGGAGGGATGATCCCACTATCTAATAGTTGAGCGTCATTATCATTCTTACTGTTATAATTTTGCCATAACACAAATGTTTCTGCTGCTGCAGATTTGATAAATGCTTCTCTTAATTTATTTTCGTCGTCCTTGTCATCCAGTTGTGTTAAATAATGAACACATAAATTTTGTCTTCTTGGAGGCATACACACACCATCTTCATCCACTAAACTTTTGTCGCATTTCCATGAAGGATATGGGTTTATtccatcatatttttttttacatccCTGTATATCATCTGCTGCGCCCTTATTTCCCAAAAGTTGTTTAACTATTGTGCACGCATCGTCTTGTGGATCTGCCGCTTTATAATAGTCCTCGCAAGAACATGCTTTTTCATATCCTTTTGGAGGTTGCATAAAAGCATATTTCTGGTTGTTTTGTGTACCACTAATTGAGTTCTCaccatttttgtttttacaaAATTGTGTTTGTTTCTCACAATTCATTATAGCTTCTTGGTGTACATATCCTGCAGCAGTAGAATACACGGTATCGACACTTTTTTTGCCACCATTTTGTTGGTGTAATTCTTTGAAGAAAGCAATAACTTGTTGATCGCTTACATCACCAATAACAGTACCATCACGAACAGTTCGTGCTTGTTCGTATAACGTTATGTACGGTACTTGCATATTATTCCATTGACGTTGCCATTTTTCTATTTCCTTCTTATATGCATCACATGCTGCTTTGCACAGTGCACATTCCTGAGTCTTTTGCGTACATCCTTCACCATCCTTACCCTTCTTCATACACCCAGTACAAGCCTCCATCAATTTGTTATACTCCTGTGATTGCATTTTGCAAAACCATTCGGCCCATTCAGTCATCCAACGCAATCTTTGTGGGATGTAATCATCCAATGGGACACCACTTACACCACTACACGGGTTGTCGTTGCCACACTGCATCGCCTTCCAAAC is a genomic window of Plasmodium falciparum 3D7 genome assembly, chromosome: 7 containing:
- a CDS encoding erythrocyte membrane protein 1, PfEMP1, which translates into the protein MAAAGSGGQGARDVLEQFGEIVQKKVHNEVDAYREELKGKLWEAKFVGVSHVPSDPCQLNHEYHTNVTTGKDDPCDRRWPVRFSDESRSQCTKNRIKDSTSDTVGACAPYRRLHVCDQNLEQIRPEQITSTDNLLADVCLAAKHEGESIIKNYPQDRNNNEVICTALARSFADIGDIIRGKDLYRGDKGEKKKLEENLKNIFANIYEELKNGKTNGKKGEIETRYKKDDEDGNFFQLREDWWNANRNDIWKALTCHAPPDAQYTKKGPHNHITESNKGQCRCFSGDPPTNMDYVPQYLRWFEEWAEEFCRKRKKKLQNAQKFCRDESSKLYCSLNGYDCKATIRANDEYTISQACAKCFFSCHRFVKWIDNQKLELEKQKKKYDEEINVTTETSKKTEHGRINIIYAKKFYDILKEQYGKVDNFLELLSNQKECKNHPEVKGKNSIDFKNDNDTFSRTEICEPCPWCGVKKQEDGNWKRLERGHPHCPKKPPYTPPDGAKCTEIDVLYTGERNNDILDKLKEFCRSEGKNERKTDFKNEQWKCYYKDSYNNKCVLQPDRDLGIEKKVKNYVDFMMFWINHMLKDSIDWRKYIKRCINNSASNECKKNMCFKNCQCFEKWINKKQDEWNKIKKHYNNEKGFGEFGSYNTLEYILEEDFFKGISEAYGSVDAIERIKNITKNHVSTEEITNAENEEFAIDILLKHELEEAQECKNNNPEDQKCNEPHDEEEYEDEHEEEVYVNNPCAKPSGNYPALAHNVAYQMHEVAKTQLRTRGGRNALRANAAEGKYKNNNKEFTFNGNICSINENHSNCNHNYSSGPCGGKDGRNEMFEVKDGWKSGADVSKEHAEDVFLPPRRQHFCTSNLENLNTNSKGLSDGTLASHSLLGDVLLSANKEAGFIKDKYKNQPTLGGFKDEATICRAMKYSFADIGDIIKGTDLWDGNKEETDTQRNLVTIFGKIKDKIRDEATKKKYSDAQKHLQLRKDWWEANRDQVWKAMQCGNDNPCSGVSGVPLDDYIPQRLRWMTEWAEWFCKMQSQEYNKLMEACTGCMKKGKDGEGCTQKTQECALCKAACDAYKKEIEKWQRQWNNMQVPYITLYEQARTVRDGTVIGDVSDQQVIAFFKELHQQNGGKKSVDTVYSTAAGYVHQEAIMNCEKQTQFCKNKNGENSISGTQNNQKYAFMQPPKGYEKACSCEDYYKAADPQDDACTIVKQLLGNKGAADDIQGCKKKYDGINPYPSWKCDKSLVDEDGVCMPPRRQNLCVHYLTQLDDKDDENKLREAFIKSAAAETFVLWQNYNSKNDNDAQLLDSGIIPPEFLRSMFYTFGDYRDICLDTDISAKTPDGDLEQAKENIGKVFQKIGPKTANHKPPRGITREDWWKEYGSQIWKGMLCALSYDNETRIMNERVRKQLMDSIYNYHILKNHLENFAERHPFFRWFIEWTDEFCQEQKKEYNDLVQKCTGCNEQTCDSECETCKSQCGQYEKFITQWKSQWEKQSGKYDKLYAEAKVTSTPTTDPIETKLLKHLKELKDHSTNSDKYSTAGRYMKEEGYINDCELSKQNKFEKNCNDGSNDNYAFRTYPNDHQTKCDCKKKEAPPPEPPANVVPKVIPKSRTPREAGSSHLQNALLSSTIMWSIGIGFAAFTYFFLKKKTKSSVGNLFQILQIPKSDYDIPTKLSPNRYIPYTSGKYRGKRYIYLEGDSGTDSGYTDHYSDITSSSESEYEELDINDIYVPGSPKYKTLIEVVLEPSGNNTTASGKNTPSDTQNDIQNDGIPSSKITDNEWNTLKDDFISQYLQSEQPKDVPNDYSSGDIPFNTQPNTLYFDKPEEKPFIMSIHDRDLYSGEEYNYNVNMSTNSMDDIPINSHNNVYSGIDLINDTLSGNKHIDIYDEVLKRKENELFGTNHVKQTSIHSVAKLTNSDPIHNQLELFHKWLDRHRNMCEKWENHHERLAKLKEEWENETHSGNTHPSDSNKTLNTDVSIQIHMDDPKPINQFTNMDTILEDLEKYNEPYYDVQDDIYYDVNDHDTSTADSNAMDVPSKVQIEMDVNTKLVKEKYPIADVWDI